Below is a genomic region from Sporohalobacter salinus.
AATTTATCAGTTATAGCTATTTTTGGTTTAGGAGTAGGAAGTGGATTATTGATTTTTTCCCAAATTTTATTTTTCTTGTTAAATAATTTTCGGTCCTTATTAATGGCCTTTTTAACTGGTTTAATTTTAGGATCAATGCGTAGTGTTATTTCATTTCAATTAGGGATAGGAGTGGTGATCAGCTTTATTTTAGGTGTAATAATTATTCAGTTATTATCAGAATAGTCATAGTAAGGAATTGTAATTTCATATAAAAGTTCTTTAATTTTCTTTCTTAAGGCGATAAAATATTTAAGATTTCTAGATTATTATAAGTTAAATAGATTATTTGTCAGTAGTAATAATGAATTTTACATTTTTTGAGTATTATTTTAAAAGAGAAGATATTAAAAAGGAATTCGATTAGCTAAAGAGAATAAAGAAAATAAGCGATAATAAAGGAGGATGATAAATGAGTATTTTTGAAGCACTTATGTTAATCTGCTTTGGTGCTGCTTGGCCAGCATCAATTTATAAGTCATATGCTTCTCGAAATAATTCAGGTAAAAGCCTCTGGTTTATGGTTATTGTTTTAATTGGTTATATTTCTGGGGTTACACATAAGTTACTTTATAGTTATGACCTTGTTATTTATTTGTATATTTTAAATGGATTGATGGTTTCTGTTGATATATTGTTTTATTATCGGAATTTTAAAATTAATAAAAAAGAGAAAAATAAAGAAGTGAGTTTATAAAAAGTAATTTTCAATTTATTAAAGCCTAAATTTAGATTTTAATCTAAATTTAGGCTTTTTTGGATTTGAAGTGAATATATTTAGCCGATATTAGCTGAAAATTAATTATATTCAGAAAATATATTCTTTAATATAATTATGTAAAAAAACAAGGGGAAAAGACATAATATATAGTAATATACATATTGGCGATTAAAATTGATAATTTTTATGAACATCAATTATAGCAGTGAAAGTTACAAATTGCTTTTTAAAGACAAGTAAAAGATAATTTAAATTATAAAAATTAGTTGAACTAATAATTAAATTAGAGGGGGAAAGTATTAAAATGAAAGTTTTAGTTTTAAATTGTGGTAGTTCATCTCTTAAGTATCAATTAATGAATATGGAAGATGAATCATCTTTAGCTAAAGGGTTAGTAGAAAGAATTGGAATTGATGGGGCCTTTTTAGAGCATGAACCAGCTGAGGGAGAAGAAGTTACAATTGAAAATGAGATTTCTGATCACAGCGTAGCAATTAAGATGGTAATTGATGCCTTATTAGATGATGCTCATGGAGTAATTGATGATATGGATGAGATTAGTGCTGTAGGTCATCGAGTAGCTCATGGGGGCGAAGAGTTTTCGGACTCTGTTTTGATAGATGATGAGGTTTATGATGCTATAGATGGCGTAAAAGACTTGGCTCCACTACATAATCCGCCTAACTTATTAGGTATTGAAGTTAGTCAAGAATTAATGCCAGAAACTCCTGATGTAGCTGTTTTTGATACTGCTTTCCATCAAACTATGCCAGCGAAATCTTACCTATATGCATTACCTTATGAATGGTATAAGGAGCACGATGTACGCCGTTATGGTTTTCATGGAACTTCCCATAAGTATGTATCCCAACGAGCCGCTGAATTGTTAGATAAGCCGATTGAAGATTTAAAGATAATTACTTGTCATCTGGGAAATGGAGCTAGCGTAGCTGCTATTGATGGTGGTAAAGTAGTAGATACCAGTATGGGTTTAACTCCTTTAGAAGGTTTAGTAATGGGAACTCGTTGTGGAGATATAGATCCTGCGATTGTACCATTTATGATGGAAAAAGAAGATCTATCTCCTGCTGAAATTGATAATACTTTAAATAAGGAAAGCGGTGTAGCTGGAATATCTGGTGTTAGTAGTGACTTTAGAGATTTAGAAGAAGCTGCTCAAGAAGGTAATGAACGAGCTAAGGTAGCAATTGATGTCTTTTGTCAGCGCGTTAAGAAGTATATTGGTTCTTATTCGGCAGCATTAGGAGGAGTAGATGTAGTAGTCTTTACTGCTGGTATTGGTGAAAATGGAATAGAAATTCGTGAAAATATACTAGATGGGCTAGAATTTTTAGGTATAAAAGTTGATTCTAAAAAGAATAATATTCGTGGGAAAGAAGGAATAATTACAACAGATAATTCTGATAATATTGCTATGGTAATTCCTACTAATGAAGAATTAGTGATTGCTCGTGATACTAAGCGTTTAGTTACAGCATAAATTAAATATTTCTAATGCTTGACAACAGAACACCTCTATATTATAATTAATATGGTAAACATGAGGTGAAATATATGAAAATTAATGTAGATGATATTAAAGAAGAGATTGGAGCATTCAAAGAATTAAGTTTCAAGGAAGAGATTGAAGACATTGAATTTCAGGGGCGGGATATTAAAGTAGTTAAACCGGCTAAAATGGATTTTCAAGTATTTACTACCGATGAATCTTTTTTAGTAACTGGAAGTATTAATTTAGAATTGAATGTAGCTTGTAGTAGATGTCTAGAAAGATTTAATTTGCCATTAACTATTCAAATAGAAGAAGAAGTGGATAAGGAAGAAGTTGAATTAATCGATAATCAAACTATAATTGATATTACAAAAGAGATCGATGATAATATTATGTTAGCAATTCCAATGCAACCAGTTTGTGATGAAGACTGTTCTGGTCTTTGTCCAAATTGTGGTCAGAATTTAAATGAAGCAGATTGTGACTGCTTTATGCATACTGTTGATCCGAGATTAGCTAAATTAGAAAAATTACTGGATAAGGAGTAAGTTTTATAGGCAGTTGTAATGATTTAAAGGAGGTGTTAGGAGTGGCAGTACCTAAGCAACGAACTTCAAAAAGTAGAAAAAGAAAAAGAAGAACTCACTGGAAGTTGAATGCACCTAACTTGGTAGAATGCTCTCAATGTGGTGAATTTAAGTTATCCCATAGGGTTTGTGGTGAATGTGGATATTATAATGGACGACCTGTTAAGTAAATAGATTTGATTTTTAAAGGTTCAGGGGATCGTCTCCTGGACCTTTAATTTTTTAAATTTACTTGCATCTTAATTAAGTTTAATATATAATATCAACAGTGAAAATTAGTAGCAGGTCTTAATACTAGCTATAAACTAGGTGTGATAATTATGGAAAAAAAACTGTCTAAAGTAGAAAGACAGGAAGCCTTAAAAGAAAAAATAAAAGAGAATCCCTTTTTAATTGATCGTGAATTGGCTGATATGTTTGGGGTAAGTATCCAAACGATTCGTTTAGATAGATTGGAACTTAATATTCCAGAGGTTAGAAAGCGAGTTAGGAATTTAGCTAAAGAATCTTATCCTAAAGTCAAATCTGTTAGTAATTCTGAAATTATAGGAGAATTAATAGATATTGAATTAAATAAATTCGGTGTATCTATTTTAGAAACAGATGAAGATATGGGATTAACCAATAGTAAGATTATTAGAGGGCATCATATATTTGCTCAGGCTAATTCTTTAGCAGTGGCTATTATCGATACTGATTTGGCTTTGACTGGTTTAACAAAGACTAAATTTGAACGTCCAGTTCATGTCGGGGAGAGATTGATTGCTGAAGCAGAAGTACAGAGTAAAAAAGATGATAAATTTGAGATTGGCGTAATGACCAAGGTAAAACAAGAACGTGTCTTTAATGGAAAATTTATTATCTTTTCCGGTGAGCAATTAAACGGGGAGGTAAAAAAGCGTGCAGATAGCTGTTGATGTAATGGGGGGAGATTATGCTCCCGATGAGATTATTAAAGGAGCAGTTGAATCTATTTCAGAGATAGAAGGTAAGATTTTATTAGTAGGGCCTAAAGAAGTAATTGAAAAAAAATTAAGGAATTATAATTATAATTTAAATAAATTAGAGATTATAGATGCACCTGATGTGATTGAGATGGGGGAGACTCCTGCCAAAGCTGTAAGACAGAAGAAAGATTCTTCTATTTCTGTTGGTGTTAAATTAATGCGAAATGGAAAAGCTGATGCTTTGGTTTCAGCAGGAAGTACAGGTGCTGTAATGGCAGCATCACTTTTGAAATTAGGTAGGATTAAAGGGGTTAAACGGCCTGCAATTGCGACTGTGATGCCTGCTTTAGAAGGAGAAACTTTGGTTTTAGATGTAGGTGCTAATGTTGATTCTACTCCGGAGAATATGGTTCAATATGCTTTGATGGGAAATATATATGCTGAACAGATACTTCATAAATCTAATCCCCAAATTGGTTTATTAAGTATTGGAGAAGAAGCTAAAAAAGGTAATGAATTAACAAAAGAAACTCATAAATTACTTAAAAACCTTGATATTAATTTTATTGGGAATGTAGAAGGAAGAGATATATTTACTACAACTTGTGATGTGGTAGTTTGTGATGGGTTTGTAGGTAATACTATTCTAAAAACAGCAGAAGGACTGGGAAAGACAGTTTTTGAAATGATGAAAAAAGAATTAAATAGGAGTTTTATTAATAAATTAGGGGCCTGGTTTATGGAGTCTAGTTTAAAACAGTTAAAGAAGAAGATGGATTATGCTGAGTATGGCGGAGCTCCTTTATTGGGAGTTAATGGAGTAGTAATCATTGGTCATGGTAGTTCTAAAAATAAAGCAATTAAAAATGCTATTGATGTAGCTTGTGAATCAGTTAAAGGGCAGGTATTAGATCAGATTAAGGAAAATATCAACGAAAGGACTGATAGAGCTGATGGATAGCGAACTGAGAAAAGCAGGAGTTACCGGAGTTGGTTCTTATGTTCCAGAAAAGGTAGTAACAAATTATGACTTAGAAGATATAGTCGATACTAGTGATGAGTGGATTAGATCTAGAACAGGGATAGAAGAACGGAGAATTGCTAAAGAAGACGCTACTACCTCTGATTTGGCTTATAAGGCAGCAGAGTCTGCTTTAAATGATGCTGATCTATCTCCGGAAGAGTTAGATTTAATCTTAGTAGCAACTGTAACTCCTGATATGATGTTTCCATCTACAGGTTGTTTATTACAGGACAGATTAGGTGCTACAAATGCAGCTGCTTTTGATTTGGAAGCTGGCTGTTCAGGCTTTGTATATAGTATTTCAGTAGCTACTCAATTTGTCAGGACCGGAGCTTATGATAATGTATTAGTTATTGGTGCAGAAACATTGTCTAAGATTATAAATTGGGAAGATAGAAATACTTGTGTATTATTTGGTGATGGTGCTGGTGCTGCAGTAGTGCAGCCAGTAGAATCTGGAGGTGTTTTATCTACAGTTTTAGGGGCTGATGGTTCAGGTGGTGAATTATTAAAGATGCCTGCTGGAGGTTCAAAACGACCAGCTTCTTTAGAAA
It encodes:
- a CDS encoding acetate/propionate family kinase, with amino-acid sequence MKVLVLNCGSSSLKYQLMNMEDESSLAKGLVERIGIDGAFLEHEPAEGEEVTIENEISDHSVAIKMVIDALLDDAHGVIDDMDEISAVGHRVAHGGEEFSDSVLIDDEVYDAIDGVKDLAPLHNPPNLLGIEVSQELMPETPDVAVFDTAFHQTMPAKSYLYALPYEWYKEHDVRRYGFHGTSHKYVSQRAAELLDKPIEDLKIITCHLGNGASVAAIDGGKVVDTSMGLTPLEGLVMGTRCGDIDPAIVPFMMEKEDLSPAEIDNTLNKESGVAGISGVSSDFRDLEEAAQEGNERAKVAIDVFCQRVKKYIGSYSAALGGVDVVVFTAGIGENGIEIRENILDGLEFLGIKVDSKKNNIRGKEGIITTDNSDNIAMVIPTNEELVIARDTKRLVTA
- a CDS encoding YceD family protein: MKINVDDIKEEIGAFKELSFKEEIEDIEFQGRDIKVVKPAKMDFQVFTTDESFLVTGSINLELNVACSRCLERFNLPLTIQIEEEVDKEEVELIDNQTIIDITKEIDDNIMLAIPMQPVCDEDCSGLCPNCGQNLNEADCDCFMHTVDPRLAKLEKLLDKE
- the rpmF gene encoding 50S ribosomal protein L32, producing the protein MAVPKQRTSKSRKRKRRTHWKLNAPNLVECSQCGEFKLSHRVCGECGYYNGRPVK
- the fapR gene encoding transcription factor FapR, which gives rise to MEKKLSKVERQEALKEKIKENPFLIDRELADMFGVSIQTIRLDRLELNIPEVRKRVRNLAKESYPKVKSVSNSEIIGELIDIELNKFGVSILETDEDMGLTNSKIIRGHHIFAQANSLAVAIIDTDLALTGLTKTKFERPVHVGERLIAEAEVQSKKDDKFEIGVMTKVKQERVFNGKFIIFSGEQLNGEVKKRADSC
- the plsX gene encoding phosphate acyltransferase PlsX, which encodes MQIAVDVMGGDYAPDEIIKGAVESISEIEGKILLVGPKEVIEKKLRNYNYNLNKLEIIDAPDVIEMGETPAKAVRQKKDSSISVGVKLMRNGKADALVSAGSTGAVMAASLLKLGRIKGVKRPAIATVMPALEGETLVLDVGANVDSTPENMVQYALMGNIYAEQILHKSNPQIGLLSIGEEAKKGNELTKETHKLLKNLDINFIGNVEGRDIFTTTCDVVVCDGFVGNTILKTAEGLGKTVFEMMKKELNRSFINKLGAWFMESSLKQLKKKMDYAEYGGAPLLGVNGVVIIGHGSSKNKAIKNAIDVACESVKGQVLDQIKENINERTDRADG
- a CDS encoding beta-ketoacyl-ACP synthase III, with translation MDSELRKAGVTGVGSYVPEKVVTNYDLEDIVDTSDEWIRSRTGIEERRIAKEDATTSDLAYKAAESALNDADLSPEELDLILVATVTPDMMFPSTGCLLQDRLGATNAAAFDLEAGCSGFVYSISVATQFVRTGAYDNVLVIGAETLSKIINWEDRNTCVLFGDGAGAAVVQPVESGGVLSTVLGADGSGGELLKMPAGGSKRPASLETVKENLHYIHMEGNSVFKFAVRAMGKGAMKALEKADLEKKDVDFLIPHQANIRIIDGAAKRLNLDNDDVFVNLDKYGNTSAASIPIALAEAAEAGRINSGDNVVIVGFGAGLTWAASVIEWS